DNA sequence from the Teretinema zuelzerae genome:
GTTCCTCTTGCGGCGTTCATCGCGGGAATGATCGCCATGCGCAAGGCAGGAATTTCTGTGCCGATTCTCGCCTTCATGACACTGGCGGCGGTGTTTCTCACGCTTTTCTTTGAAGAAGCCTTTTGGCACAACGCCGTATGCCCCTTCGGCACCCTGCTGAGCGTGAGTTCGCGTACTTCAGTTCTGCGGCATCGGATACAGGAAGACAAGTGCATTTCCTGCGGAAAATGCCAGAAGGTCTGCCCAGTTCATGCGATCGATACTGGAGACGACGGTAAGCGGTCAATTCGCGCCCATGACTGCATTTCCTGCGGAGAATGCGTCAAAGCCTGCCCAACGGCCGCAATCGCCTACTCAGGGAAATCCAAGCCTTGACGGTTGCCGCTAAAAGCTCAGGGAACAGCACCCGAGATCAGGCACCGGCAAGTCAACCGGTAGAAATACACAAGGCGAGCTGTTTCACGACTACTTTAAGACGGTTGCAAGAATACGCTGGGTGCAATGATTCTTGTTGAAATCACGTAAGCAGTGTCAATATCGGTGAAAGACTTCCGCACCCCCACCCCTCTTTTTTGGAAAAAAATCACTGATGCTCAGAGCGCGAGACAGGCTGCTGCACAGGCTGTCTCGTCATGCAGTAATATTACTCCACGCCACATTAGATGGTACAGTTACTCCCCACGATAGTATCTTAAAATATTTTCTGGAATCGGATCCGAATTATTACATATGCAATTTATCGTATGTAACTTTTTTAATTCTAGCGGATTGTCGACTATTGGATTATACCGAATGTTGAGTAATGAATATTGCGATAGTAATTTGACATCGACCATGCTTACTGTACTAATTTGATTATTACTAATATCGAGAAAGGGCTTATTTTTAACATTTACGAACATGGGTACACCGGAATGCCCTTGACATGAAAACCCGATAAACTCAATGTTAATCAGTTTACTTAAATCGATTGAAGTATTCTGTATAGACTGTAAAAAACCATTTTGGGGATAAATGCCTAAAAACAAATATTGAAGTAAAACAAGATCTTCAATAAACTTCAAATCTTGAACAAGACATCCAGTAATGTGTAATCGATTTAGCTTTTTTGCTTTTGACAAAAAAGAATAATCGCTTATTCCATCAATATTAATCAATTCCAATCGCTCTAAATTCGGCAGTTCGTCAAGATTCTCAATACTCAGGATTTTATATCCGCTTTGGTCACTCTGGGCAAATCCCCACATGGTTACATCTGCCGGAACTCTCTGAATTTTTTTCTCTCCGGAAGTTGTTACTATAATAATATCTACAGTGTCAGAGGCAAAAACGGGAGAAACCATAAGGAAAACGTGTAAAATAAAATAACAAATCAGTGATTGACGTTGAAACATAATACCCTCTTTACATAAGTTTAAATTCTTTCTGGACGAAATTTTCATACGAGGAAGCGCATGTCTGAAGTAATTCAAAGAAACAAGAAACCATCATACTTTTTTTGAATCTGCTTTAAAAAACATGTGTTTTGGTTGAGGCGTCTTTTTTCCATTAGTATACCATTGAGCGGATGATAAACTATCAGATGAAATTTCACAATACGAACCGCCCCGGGTTCACCGGAGACTCTTATACTTGAGTCACGCGAATCCCGATTTTTTTTCAATATCCTTCACGTTTTCCGGCATCGACTTCATCTATCCGACTCCAGTGCCGAAGGGCTTTGCGGCATTGAATCAGCTATTTCGCGAGCTTGAACCGCACGCGCCAGGTTCCTTCTGTCCAATCGTGGCTGACGATCGAAAAATGTCCGTCCGTCTCGGCGATCTCGCCCGTGCTCGCTACATGCGCTCCGATGCACGCGCAGGAGTCGTAATCTCCGACGCGCACAATCCTGACGGTTTCAGACGCGTCTTTCGGGAGCTTAGAGAGATCCGCGATCGATGCGGCCTCCTCGCGCCTCAGGTAGTCGATTGAGACCGGCAGGTTCGCGTCGATCGCCTCGTTGACGCGGCGCGCAATCTCTGCGACTTCCTCGTCGGAGGGTTTTCCGGATAGCGAGTAGTCGCATTTGCTTTTCTTCCGCTCGATGTGCGCGCTCCGGGCGCGGCCGCAACCGAACATACGGATCATCGTTTGATTCAAAATATGCTCTGTGGTGTGCATCGGCGGGTATTCATCCTTATTGTGCCGATTGAGCTCGGGCGTTTTGTCCATATCGTTCGTTTCCATTCTTATCTCCCCCGATTGCGGAGCCGTTTCCGCTTGCGCAACCATGGACAAGGACATAGCACAAAAATCGAAATCAGTCATTCCCGCCGACCGCGTACCCTACCGTTTGCCCGGAAATCAACATCGGAGAGGCAAAGTTTAATCCGTCAGACGAATCAAGTTCTGCCGGAATACGCAATTCCCGCGATTCGCCGGGAAGCAGATCCTTAAGAGATGTCAAAGAATGCTCGGATCGGATCGCAGCCCATAACTCGATCGGAACCTTGGCGACTCCCGTGTTCCGGACTACCAGAAGCGTGCTTCTCCCGGATACGTCGACATCGACAATTTCCAGAGCATACCCTAAGGCGGCGCCGGCTTCCCCGATCTTCTGCGGAGCATGATATTCGGTTTGCCCGTCAGCAATCGCGAAGGACAGATTGCACATGCGGGCGGTTTCCGCAAGAGAAAGCCCGTGAGGTCCGTCGGCGGAGAGAGCGGTCTCCTGGTCATGGTCGGTATAATAGCTGATCTCCCCGCCGTTAACGCCGGTCGTTCTCCTGCCGGCGAAAAAGTCCCAATTTTCCTTGTTATACTCAGGCCAATCCTCGTTAAGCAAAGAATCATCGAAAAGCCCAAAGGAAGGACTAGTAGACGGAGCCTCATCCGGATACGGACTAAAGTCTCCGTCGGCGGCGTCGATCGAAATGCCCCAGGGTATTGCGTTGAACGATTTTCCGATTTCCTCCAGCATAGACTGCTGATCCGCGCGGGAGGGAAAGAGTTTTCCCAGGGCCGCAGAACTGCTGGTAATCGCCGGATCGGAGAACGCGCTCAAATTATCATAATCGATGTGATACTCGGCCCAGAGGCCGAAACCGACCTCAACATAGGCGAGACCGGTTGATTGATCCGGATATCTACTCGCTAACTCGGCATAAAATTGCTTTATAAAGGAAGGGATCGCCGGATTGGTCCAATCGGGGAAAGACACCCGCTTTTTTTCGGCGCCCTCTATGCCTTCGTAGTAATCGCAGCTGCGTATATTGGTCCACAAGGACTCGGGCAGGCTTCGATCCGATTCTCCGAGTTCAGGATCAGTATCCCGAAACCGTAGTATTCCGTGATGAGAGCGAGATTTTGCCTTGTTCAGAAATTCGTCGATCGCCGACCAGTCATAGACATAGCCGCCTGAAGAATTATCGCTCGCGACGTCGGAATAGTAAAAATAGCTGAACTCCAGTTGAATCGCGTCCGAATACTTTTCGATTGACGGGTTCGTTTGCCACAACGCCAGCCCGCATAAAGGGTTTGGTCCTCCGGTGTTTTTGGGTTCGATATCCGTAACCGAGTACTGTCCCGATGAGGAGCATGAAACAAAAATGAGCGTTGCCAAAACGCCCGACGCATACCGTTTGAGTGCTGTTATCATAATTCCCCGGCTCCTTATCGTCATGTTTGAATGCCGATGTTCCTCGACTCTCGTTCATTGCTCCGCATTGACTATCCTTTTTTCCACGTACTTTGAGCTGAGCGCTCGAAGCACTCCCATGTAATCCAGAGAGAAGGCGATGTAGTCGCCTACTTTCAAATCGCCGGGGTTGTTCCCAAGATCAAGAACGCACATATCCGAGGTAACGCCGGCAATTGAAATTCCATTGAGAACCGGCGTCGCATGAGCCGCCTCTAGTTCGAGAATTCCGGCGTCGACTATAGCGCGGCAGGTCGGCTCATGGCGAAGCGAATCGTCGAACTGAAATTCCTTTCCTTCCAGATTTTTCGCCATATCCCCGTCCGGAACCGGAGATTTTAAGTTTACCTCGATAATCTGCGCATACAAAAGAAATACGTCGGTATGCATCCCGGGAAGATGAGAATTATTGTACACGTCGGAGCCAAGAAACAGAGAATCGCCCACCCGAAAGTGGTTTATTCCCGCAGGAAGAGCACCGGAAAGCATCAGCGGAATAGTTACCGAGGTGCCTCCGGATACAAAGGGAATACGGACTCCGAATTCTTCGGCGAGGCGGTCGCGTGCGGAAACGAGACGCAACAGCTTTTCCCTGTTCGGCAATACCCCGAAGAGGCAGGAAAGGTTGGTCCCGATTCCTATGATCTCGATATTCGGCAGCGCTCTGACCGCGTTAAAAAAAGCCGGCAACGCGCCGAGCGGAACTCCTTCGCGCCGTTCTCCCAGCTCTACCATAATAATGACTCTGTGGTTTTTTCCCTGCTGCACCGCTTCATCCGAAAGCAGTTTTATTGTAGAAACCTGCGTATTCAAGCTGATGTCCGCGCATCGAATTACATTGGGAACCGTTTTCTTGGCCGGAGGCTTAATGAATACGGTTTCTACGGACGGATCGATTTTTTTGATCGCTTTCAAATTGAGGACGCGGGAGTCGCACACCTGCGATGCGCCGAGAGAAAGCACCGCCTTCAGATACTCCCTGTTGCCGCACAAAATTTTTGTGACGATCGCCCAGGAAACGCCCCTGCGTTCGAATTCCGTTGAAAGGGTTCGGTAGTTTTCCTGCAGTTTGGAGAGGTCCATCGTCATGTAGGACATTGATCAGCCCTCTTTGTACAAACGCATTTCAATATATTTCGAGGAAAAACCGTTTCGTTCATATAAACGGCGGGCGGGATTATCCGGTTCGACATGGAGAGCGAGATTTCCCTTCGCCCGGTTTACCGTTTCCTGCAGGAGAGCCGATCCGAGCCCGAGTCCGCGGGAATTCTGACGTACCGCGATGTAGACGAGAAGATTCTCGGGCACATATTCCGACATTCCGGTCTGGTTCACCACGGAAACGCCGAGAACACCCGAGTCGTCGCGCATTTCGATTACGAACCCGCCGAAGGATTCGTACTCCCTGAGCGCGAAACCGACGCACTTGCGTATCTGATGCGCCGGGTCGCCGTATTCCCCGAGCGATTCGACGAGAAAATCCACCAAAGCGTTTATTTTCGCTTCCGTAGGCGTGTGAAACGGATCATATACGACGAATTGCATGGAAACTCGCATGTATCGGAACGTCAACGGCGCGTTGCTGATTCTCGCGAGTTTCCGATACTGCCTCGCAAGTTTGTGCAACTTGAAGAAAAAAATCAGACCCGAACGTTAGACCGCGATTCGCACCTGAAGCACACTGGTAAGGATAACACGTAATGTCCAAACAAGCGAACGCAGGGGGGCGCTCCGACAAGAGAAAAAAAACGGCGGATTCAAGGAATCGGGTGCCTTTTTTTCCATCATGCGATACCATATGACTGGAGGACAAGATGACGCTTGGAGCAACATTATATGTCTCGAACAGCGCGGAAGCGGCGGCTTTTTACTGCGACGCGTTCGGAATGAAAATAGGCTATTCGGTGAAAAACGACGACGGATCGTATTTGCACGCCGAACTCGAAAAAAACGGAACGGGAGGATTCGCCGTAAGCGAATCGGGAGACGCAGACGCGAGGGAGGCGATGTTTTCAGCGAAAACCCCGACAATGAGCCTTGGCGTCAATCTGGACAACGACGAGGAGCTGCGGCATGCCTTCGCGGTTCTCTCGGAAAGCGGACATGTCATACGGCCGCTCGGCTCGCTGCCGTGGTCGCCGAGCTCGGCCGATCTCGTCGACAAATACGGAGTGTGCTGGTACATCTACGTATCCCAGCACAAACCCGACGAACCGCGATAACAGCGAGACTGTTCCGTCAAATCCGGAAATATCTCAAAAAAGGAGAAATCGAATGAGTACGAGAGGAGCCGCAAGAGGGCGGATTATTGAAACGGAACGGCTGTATTTACGCGAATTGAAATTTGAGGATGCCGAACGGTTGGCCCTCGTCCTTTCCGATCCTGCCGCGATGAGATTCTATCCGGCTCCTTTTTCGCGCGACAAAGTCGAACAGTGGATAGGATGGAATATCGATAATTACGCGAGATACGGCTTCGGCTTGTGGGCGGTCGCGCTGCAAACGAATGATGTACTGATCGGAGACTGCGGAATTACGATGCAGGAAATAGAGGGCGAACTGGTTCCGGAAATCGGGTATCACATCATCGGGGAATACTGCGGAAAAGGCTATGCGTCGGAAGCGGCGAAGGCGTGCATTTCCTTCGCATTCGAGAAAAGAGGATTCGACCGGGTGGTGTCCTACATGAAGGAGGACAACGGTCCTTCCCGGCGCGTCGCGGAATAAAACGAGATGAAGTTCGTCAAGTACTTCGACAAAGTCGTGCAAGGATCGCCGGTTCGCGAGGCCTTGTACGAGATCAGGAAAAATGCCTGATCAGAGCGCGCCCCTTGAGGTTTCTTTCTTCGCGGGGGCTCCGCGGATCCCGAGCTCTCCCCGGAGGGCCCGTTCTGCCTCGGTTTTAAAATCAATCCGCTATGTTACGAACGGCTGATCCGGCATTGCGCGAGCGTTAGGCTTAAGGAGGAATCGATGGGCGAAAGAAGGGCAGTAAAAAAAATCGCGAAGGCGAAGGCTGTCGTCGAGGGAGCCGGGGTGAGGCTCAGAAGGGCGTTCGGATTTCAGGATCCGTACGAGTTCGATCCGTTTCTCCTTTTGGACGATTTCCGTTCGGATGCGACGGCGGATTTTATCAAGGGGTTTCCCTGGCATCCGCATCGGGGGATCGAGACGATCACCTACGTAACGAGAGGTAGGGTCGCGCACGAGGACAGCATCGGAAATTCCGGCACGATAGGCGCCGGAGACGTGCAGTGGATGACGGCCGGGGGAGGCATTTATCATCAGGAGATGCCCGAGGGCGACGCCGACGGGGCGATGTACGGGTTCCAGCTGTGGGCGAATCTGCCGGCTGCCTCGAAGATGATGAGCCCGCGGTATAGGGAAATTCTCGCTTCCGATATTCCGGTCGTACGGAGAGGAAGCGGGACGGAGATCAAGGTGATAGCGGGGACGGTGAGCGGAGTTTCGGGGCCGGTGAAGGATGTCGTGATCGAACCGGAGTATCTGGATGTTTCGGCAGGGCCCGGCGCCGAGTTCGTTCATCCGACGAAGAAAGGAAGCACGGTGTTCGCCTATGTGTACGAGGGAAGCGGCAGCGTCGAGGGAGAAGGAGACCGGATCGCGGTTGCGAACAGGGACCTGGTTCTTTTCGGCGACGGAGACGAGGCAGCGCTGCGGGCCGGCGAAAGCGGAATGAAATTCCTGTTGATTTCCGGCATGCCGATTCGCGAGCAAATCGCCTGGTACGGGCCGATCGTGATGAACACCGAGGAGGAGCTTCAGACCGCGTACGAGGAACTCCAGCGGGGAGATTTCATCAAGACGAAACAATAAAGCACGCGCCGGCTCGGGGAGCTTCAGACGGAGCGGAGGAAGTCGACGCGGCGAGCTCGGCGACTCCGGCCGGCGGCGGAGAAATCGTGCTCAAGCCGGCAGGTCAGGGCGCGATCGACGGCTCGGACGGCGAGATGAGGATCGGCCTCGAAGGTGTGGATTCCGCGCTTTTTATGGTAGAATCGGCGAGTCTTCTTTTAAAATAACACGGCGCTCCCTGCAGGGCGCTGCGAGGAGAAAGATATGAAACACCGATGTACTGCCGTGCCGGAGCGGAAGGCGTTTGTCCTTTGCGCGATGTTTGCGTTTTTAGCAATTGCGGCGGGAGCCGGGGCGGAACCCGCGGCTGAAAATACGAGGAAACCGCTCGCGGGCGGAGCGGTCAATTCCGCGAGCGCGACGCTGATCGTCGCGACGACTCTTGAAACGAAGATCCGCCTTACGGACACGCTGACGATTCCCGTTTTAAGGGGAAGCGGCGCGCTCGCAAAAGATAATAATCTGAAGCTGAAAGCATTCGCGGAAGCCTCTCCGGTTTCAGCGAACGCAGGAGCCGAGGCAGTTCTGACGCCGATCGCCTTTTTGCAAATCTTCGCGGGCGGGACTATCGGAACAGGATGGAATATTCCGATAGCTGACGGGTTGAGGACGAACGAGCCGGAGCTGGACGCGGAAGGCAACCGGACCGGCGGCGCGACTTTGGAAGACCGCTCGTTCGGCGGAATCGTGTGGAGCGCGAAGGCCGGCGGAACCTTCCAGTTCGATCTAGGCGCGGTCGTGCCCGGAGACTGGAGCCATGCCGTGTTCCAGACGACTCACTCGGTCCAGTACCGCGCCTTCACGGGAGCGCAGGCCGGCGAGTCCTGGCTCTACGAGGCAGACGACGGGGAAAACCGGAACGGATGGAATTATTACGGGAGCGCCTTCCTCGGCTACCGCCCGCCTCCGCGCTCGGTTCCCCTGCTGGAGATGTTCGGCGTGCTCGCGGAAAATGACGCGTACCTGTATGGAACTTCCGGCGGAGACGAATGGGGAGACGAGATGGGGCGGATAAAGTTCGGCCCGGTGCTCGCTATCAGGGCGAACGACCGTTTCGTTGTTTCCGTGCTCGCCCAATGGCGGACGCTGCGCAATTATACCGAGGAAACACAGGACTTCGCGTTTTACCAGGACAGGATTCTCGACTCGGAGAACCCTTCGCGGATCGAATTCTATCGGGCCGCGGTGAACGCCGTTTGGAAGCTAAAGTAGCGATTTCCGGTTGCCGATCGGCGAATCGGTCAAATAAAATACATATAGGATTCGTCCGGGTCTACGGTACCGATTATCGAAGCCAAGGTTATGTTGTCGAGCACGTCTGCGATGCGTGCGTTCAGACGGTCGTATACCGAGGCGCGGATGCAGCGTTGAAGCGGAGATTCAGTTTCGCCCGGGCGCAGGGGGTCGACGATGAGGATGTCGCCTTCCAGAACCCGGAGAACTTCTCCGATGACGATTTCCGACGGACTTCGATCAAGAGCGTATCCTCCGGACGCGCCCTTCACGGATCTGATGTAGCCGGTTCTGCGGAGAAGCACGGCTACCTGCTCGAGGTAGCGCGGAGAGATGGACTGCCGCTCCCCTATCTGAGCGAGGGGAACATGGCTTTCATCCGCGTGTTCGGCCAAATCTATCAGTAAACGCACGCCGTAGCGGCCGCGGGTGGATATCTTCATAGCGCGAACTCCGGTTTTTCCTGATTCTGATGCGCGGCCGCGAGATCGGCCAGTGTTATTCCGTCTATACAGGAGCTGATTTCCCGATACAGGCGATCCCAGGTATGGCGGCTCAGACACTCCGACTCCGAGGGACAGGAGCCCGAAGCTATGCACGCGACCGGCGCCAAACTTCCCTCGACGGATCGAAGAATATCTCCGACGGTGATGAGTTCCGGGTCCCTTCCCGGCAGATATCCGCCGGTCGGCCCCCGAATCCCGCGTATAATGCCCGCTTTTTTCAGCGGAATAAACAACTGCTCAAGATAGCCGTCAGAAATTCCCGTCTGAGCGGAAATTTCGCGGGTACTGGCGGATCTCCCCTCCGGAAGAAGCGCGAGAAATAATAGTGCCTCGAGGGAATATCTCCCCCGTGTGGAAATCCGCATCGCATCTCCTAGTTATCAACTGGTATTAATCTACTATTGAAACGCGAAAGGGTCAACCAAAGCGGTTTAGAAAAGGGCTTGATCAAGATCCGCGATCAGGTCGTCCGCATGTTCAATTCCGACGGAAAGCCGCATCAGCCGCTCATTTACGCCGGAACGTTCGCGAAGTTCGGAGGGAATGGCTTTATGTGTCTGTTCAACCGGATAGGTAATAAGAGTTTCGACCCCTCCAAGGCTTTCCGCGAACAGAATGAGCTTCACCGACTTCAGCATTTTTTCCGCGTCGTGCGGGTCTTTCAAATAGAAGGAAACCATTCCGCCGAATCCGCGCGATTGGGAAAGAGAAAGCCCATGCTGAGGATGGTCCTCGAACCCGGGATAAAAGACGGAGTCTACCTTCGGATGGCCGCGCAGCCATCGGGCGATTTTCAAGGCGTTTTCGCTCTGCCTGTCCATCCGTACGGCGAGAGTTTTCATCCCCCGCAGGACGAGCCAGGCGTCGAACGGAGAAAGAGAAGCGCCTTCGCTCATCTGGATGTTCCGCAGACTGTCCTCCAGGGAGCCGTCGGAATGTACGAGAAAGCCGGACAGGGCGTCGTTGTGACCTCCGAGATACTTGGTTCCGCTATGGACGGCGAAATCCGCTCCAAGAGAGAGAGGGTTCTGGAAATACGGCGTCAGGAAGGTGTTGTCCACGGCCAGATACGCGTCCGGCCGATGAGAATGGATCAAATCCGACATACGACGAATATCGGTAACCTTCATCATCGGATTCGACGGAGTTTCGATGAACACGCAGCGGGTTTCGGGGGTAAGAGCCGAGCGAACCGAGCCGGGATCGCTTGTATCTACCCAGCTGAAACGCAATCCGTATTTAGCGTAGTAATCGTTGAACAACCTCCACGTTCCGCCGTAGAGATCGGCGGATACGATAAGATGGTCTCCGGGGGAAAAAAGCTTAATCAGGGCGGAGATGGCGCCCATTCCTGAAGAGAAAGCCAATCCGTACCGGCCGCGCTCCAACAGGGCTACCGCGCTTTCGAGCGCTGAGCGGGTGGGATTCAGGCCGCGGGAATAATCGAAGCCGGTCGTTTCATGCAAGGCCGGATGCCTGAAGGTCGCCGATTGATAGATTGGAACGCTCACTGCCCCTGTCGCCGCGTCATAGGGGATGGAACCGTGGACAATATCTGTTTCCCGATGTACAGTATGCGAATCATGTTCTGACATAGTTATACCATCCTATTAGTAGGTTATATCGTAATCGAATTGCTGTCAAGGAAGGGAGAAAACGGATATAGTTACTCCAATCCATACATACAGGAGAAACACATGCAGGGCGAGTATTCTTTCGATGAAACGGTCGACCGGCGGAACACCGGAGCGATTAAATGGGACGATTCATTCAACGGCGGAGGGAAACCTGACGTCATACCGCTGTGGGTGGCCGACATGGATTTCCCGGCTCCTCCTTCCGTAGCGGAAGCTCTGCGCAAACGCTTGAATCATCCGGTATTCGGCTACACGAATCCGCCGGCGGATTATCAGGCTGTCGTCGCCGGATGGTATGCGCGAAGATACAAGGCAGAGGTATCCGCGGAAGAAGTTTTGATAGCTCCGGGCATGATTCCGAGCCTGGGAATAGCGGTGAGGTCGCTCACCGAAGCGGGCGCGGGCATTCTCGTGACGGCTCCGGTGTATTATCCCTTTTTCGACATCATCCGCGACAACGGCCGGATCGCGGTCAACACGGCTCTCTCAACGGACGGCGAAGGCCGCTTCCGATTAGATTTCGCCGCGATGGACGAGGCGATTCGAACCGCGGCCCGTGAAGGCGTGAGAACGCAGGCGTTCATGCTCTGTTCGCCCCACAATCCCGGAGGAAGAATTTGGAGGGAGGACGAGCTGAGGGAAGTTCTCGAGTTCTGCGGCGAGCGCGGCCTTGCGCTTATTTCGGATGAAATCCACGGCGACATCGCGGTATCCGACGTTCCCTTCGTTTCCCTCGCAGGGATGGAAAGCGACGACTGCAAAAAAATCGCGGTTCTGGGAGCGCCGAATAAAACATTCAATATCGCGGGTCTTCATATATCCCATTTCGTCGTTCGGGATCATGAAACGCGCGCGGCGATTAAGAAAGGAATCGCGGCCGCGGGATTCAGCCAGCCGAACGTCTTTTCGATAACGGCGGCGCACGAAGCCTACCGGACTGCCGGGCCGTGGCTTGACGCCCTGAACGCGTATCTGAAAGAGAACATCGGATTCCTCTTGAATTTTTTCGCGGAGAAAATCCCGGAAGCAAAAGCGGTTCCGCCCGAAGGCGGATATCTCGTCTGGATCGACGCGCGAAAACTTATAGCCGAACTCGGTTTCGCGGACGATCTTTCCTTCTCTCTCGCGCTCGCGGAAGAAGGCCGCGTGCGGGTGAATCCGGGAAGCAAATTCGGCCCGGAAGGAAGAGGCTGTCTCAGGATCAACACGGCCTGTCCGCGCGGACAGCTCGAAGAAGGGCTGTCCCGATTCTACGGCTGGATCTCGTCTCGCAGAGAAAACGTCCAGCGTTGAGACTGGGCGTCCGCTGCGAGAACCGCGCGCTCGGGCGGAAAATCGACGACATGGATCACGCCATCGAGCTTTTGCGATTCGGCGTCGCCGAGCAGCTCGCAGAGGCGGTTCGGGAGGGACAATAGACGCTCGGGGAGAAAACGGGCGCCGTCCTTCTCGGGATAAAGGGCCAGATAGAGAATATCGAATTCCACGAGATCGTTGAAAAAATGAGTGCCGAGCGAAACATCAGGAACGAGGTTGTCTCCCATCTGCACGATTTCGCAAATGCAGGCGGCCCTGCTTATCTCCGAGAACGTGACGGGTATGCCGAGGAAGACCGTCGTGGTGCCCCACCTGCCGGGCCCGAACAAGGCAGTCTTGCTGCTGTCCGTCGTCAGGTTCACCAGCCTTCCGATGGTGCGCGCCGTTTGATGCTTCGCCTGGACCGGCAGCTCGGCGTAGGCCCGCGGCGAAACGTATATGACGCGGTCCGGCGAGAATTCCCGGCTCCGGCCGATCACGGTTCCCGAGAAGGACGACATCACCGTCGAAGGCGAATCCATCCGCGAAGCGTCGAAGGCGATCGACGAGTCCCGTTTTGCTTCGAAGGGCCGGCACTGGACGATGTTCACCCGGTAGCCCCCTCCCATCAAATTCACCGTGAATTCGATGTCCACCGGATAGGTGTAGGCGGCTTCCAGAACTTTCAATACGCGCTTCATAACGGAAGCAAAATCGGTATCCCGGAAAAAGGAATCGAACGAGATCCAGGAGTCGACGGCAGAACTTGAACTCGAAGCCGAAAAACCGAACCCGTCGGCCGAGGCCAGAAAAGAGGATGTTCCGCTCTCGGCCAGCCATTTCCGTTCTTCGGGCGAAAGCGCGTCTTTGATGTCGTCGAACTGAACCGTTACAAGCTGATTCGCCTCCAGGTCCAGCAGATCTACCTCGCGCTGGGCGTACCTCCTGATCTCGTCGATTCCGGTCTCCGGCCTCTTTTCAGGGCAACCGAGGGACGCGATCCTTGTATAGTCGCTGTCTGAACGGTCGACGGCGCGGGTTCCCATGCCGAATACGATTCTGAGCACTCCCGACTCGGGGTCGATGCACGGGTCCCACACGAAGGGAT
Encoded proteins:
- a CDS encoding 4Fe-4S binding protein gives rise to the protein MRVSNKHGWIRIATQALFLGMFAFLLFAGRLQLWFGIFAIGIVLSPLLGRVYCGWMCPMNTLFKPISRLYAAAGWKRLRMPRFITAHPLIRIVPLAAFIAGMIAMRKAGISVPILAFMTLAAVFLTLFFEEAFWHNAVCPFGTLLSVSSRTSVLRHRIQEDKCISCGKCQKVCPVHAIDTGDDGKRSIRAHDCISCGECVKACPTAAIAYSGKSKP
- a CDS encoding leucine-rich repeat domain-containing protein, which gives rise to MFQRQSLICYFILHVFLMVSPVFASDTVDIIIVTTSGEKKIQRVPADVTMWGFAQSDQSGYKILSIENLDELPNLERLELINIDGISDYSFLSKAKKLNRLHITGCLVQDLKFIEDLVLLQYLFLGIYPQNGFLQSIQNTSIDLSKLINIEFIGFSCQGHSGVPMFVNVKNKPFLDISNNQISTVSMVDVKLLSQYSLLNIRYNPIVDNPLELKKLHTINCICNNSDPIPENILRYYRGE
- a CDS encoding alanyl-tRNA editing protein yields the protein METNDMDKTPELNRHNKDEYPPMHTTEHILNQTMIRMFGCGRARSAHIERKKSKCDYSLSGKPSDEEVAEIARRVNEAIDANLPVSIDYLRREEAASIADLSKLPKDASETVRIVRVGDYDSCACIGAHVASTGEIAETDGHFSIVSHDWTEGTWRVRFKLAK
- a CDS encoding alanine racemase, whose amino-acid sequence is MSYMTMDLSKLQENYRTLSTEFERRGVSWAIVTKILCGNREYLKAVLSLGASQVCDSRVLNLKAIKKIDPSVETVFIKPPAKKTVPNVIRCADISLNTQVSTIKLLSDEAVQQGKNHRVIIMVELGERREGVPLGALPAFFNAVRALPNIEIIGIGTNLSCLFGVLPNREKLLRLVSARDRLAEEFGVRIPFVSGGTSVTIPLMLSGALPAGINHFRVGDSLFLGSDVYNNSHLPGMHTDVFLLYAQIIEVNLKSPVPDGDMAKNLEGKEFQFDDSLRHEPTCRAIVDAGILELEAAHATPVLNGISIAGVTSDMCVLDLGNNPGDLKVGDYIAFSLDYMGVLRALSSKYVEKRIVNAEQ
- a CDS encoding GNAT family N-acetyltransferase, which gives rise to MQFVVYDPFHTPTEAKINALVDFLVESLGEYGDPAHQIRKCVGFALREYESFGGFVIEMRDDSGVLGVSVVNQTGMSEYVPENLLVYIAVRQNSRGLGLGSALLQETVNRAKGNLALHVEPDNPARRLYERNGFSSKYIEMRLYKEG
- a CDS encoding VOC family protein, which gives rise to MTLGATLYVSNSAEAAAFYCDAFGMKIGYSVKNDDGSYLHAELEKNGTGGFAVSESGDADAREAMFSAKTPTMSLGVNLDNDEELRHAFAVLSESGHVIRPLGSLPWSPSSADLVDKYGVCWYIYVSQHKPDEPR
- a CDS encoding GNAT family N-acetyltransferase — protein: MSTRGAARGRIIETERLYLRELKFEDAERLALVLSDPAAMRFYPAPFSRDKVEQWIGWNIDNYARYGFGLWAVALQTNDVLIGDCGITMQEIEGELVPEIGYHIIGEYCGKGYASEAAKACISFAFEKRGFDRVVSYMKEDNGPSRRVAE
- a CDS encoding pirin family protein, with protein sequence MGERRAVKKIAKAKAVVEGAGVRLRRAFGFQDPYEFDPFLLLDDFRSDATADFIKGFPWHPHRGIETITYVTRGRVAHEDSIGNSGTIGAGDVQWMTAGGGIYHQEMPEGDADGAMYGFQLWANLPAASKMMSPRYREILASDIPVVRRGSGTEIKVIAGTVSGVSGPVKDVVIEPEYLDVSAGPGAEFVHPTKKGSTVFAYVYEGSGSVEGEGDRIAVANRDLVLFGDGDEAALRAGESGMKFLLISGMPIREQIAWYGPIVMNTEEELQTAYEELQRGDFIKTKQ
- a CDS encoding RrF2 family transcriptional regulator, encoding MKISTRGRYGVRLLIDLAEHADESHVPLAQIGERQSISPRYLEQVAVLLRRTGYIRSVKGASGGYALDRSPSEIVIGEVLRVLEGDILIVDPLRPGETESPLQRCIRASVYDRLNARIADVLDNITLASIIGTVDPDESYMYFI
- a CDS encoding RrF2 family transcriptional regulator, yielding MRISTRGRYSLEALLFLALLPEGRSASTREISAQTGISDGYLEQLFIPLKKAGIIRGIRGPTGGYLPGRDPELITVGDILRSVEGSLAPVACIASGSCPSESECLSRHTWDRLYREISSCIDGITLADLAAAHQNQEKPEFAL